A single Candidatus Rubidus massiliensis DNA region contains:
- a CDS encoding putative acetyltransferase — protein sequence MEVVPMIKRNIDEVKDILVKAYFNDPVIEWVYPDMEVRKRALDAYMSCYAEYAQKFTQTFVTAPTVDGIIMNLKPEESFKALDLLLLKSMKKAPSIGFSAIGKFLKLMSYLGKRKDELMPPLHWHLGMVAVDPKAQGKGIGKKLIEHSLHFADAANIPFYLETGTPSNVGLYEHFGFKILAEETNLPGGCPKMWLMGRMPPNSSK from the coding sequence ATGGAAGTTGTTCCGATGATCAAAAGAAATATTGATGAAGTAAAAGATATTCTAGTTAAAGCCTACTTTAACGATCCCGTGATTGAATGGGTGTATCCTGATATGGAAGTTAGGAAACGCGCCCTTGATGCATACATGTCTTGCTACGCGGAGTACGCCCAAAAATTTACGCAAACATTTGTCACGGCGCCAACTGTTGATGGAATTATAATGAATTTGAAACCCGAAGAATCTTTTAAAGCATTAGATCTATTACTACTTAAATCTATGAAAAAAGCTCCATCGATTGGATTTTCAGCTATAGGAAAATTTTTAAAACTTATGTCTTATCTAGGAAAAAGAAAAGACGAATTAATGCCTCCACTTCATTGGCACCTTGGAATGGTGGCCGTTGATCCAAAAGCACAAGGCAAAGGAATTGGCAAAAAATTAATTGAACATTCCCTTCATTTTGCGGATGCAGCGAATATTCCTTTTTATTTAGAAACAGGAACTCCTTCCAACGTAGGATTATATGAGCATTTTGGTTTTAAAATTTTAGCAGAAGAAACAAATTTGCCAGGTGGATGTCCTAAAATGTGGTTAATGGGTCGGATGCCCCCTAATTCAAGCAAATAA